The following proteins are encoded in a genomic region of Dialister hominis:
- a CDS encoding aspartate aminotransferase family protein has protein sequence MNTFEKDKTYITHTYNRYPVCFVKGEGSHLYDDKGKEYIDMGTGIGVDVLGISYEPWIEAVTKQLHTLNHVSNLFYTMPQTDLAQALCEKTGMKDVFFSNSGAEANECAIKGARKYSIDKYGKDRTTIVTLINSFHGRTITTLAATGQDVFHQNFFPLTEGFLYTPANDLDAFIKLCEAHPEICAVMVEPIQGEGGVHPLDKDFFEGVGAYAKEHDILLVVDEVQTGNGRTGKLYGYMNYDVTPDIISTAKGLGGGLPIGATLFGEKTKDVLSSGTHGSTFGGNPIVCAGALAILDHIDDKLLDSVAEKGKFIKESFEGAKGVKSVAGMGLMWGIEPEKDVSTIVPKLLEKGVVVLTAKEKIRLLPALNIPEEDLEKAVSIMKEVLAED, from the coding sequence ATGAATACATTTGAAAAAGACAAGACCTACATCACCCACACTTACAACAGATACCCCGTATGCTTCGTCAAGGGAGAAGGATCCCACCTCTATGACGACAAAGGCAAAGAATACATCGACATGGGCACCGGCATCGGCGTCGACGTCCTCGGCATTTCCTATGAACCCTGGATCGAAGCCGTCACCAAGCAGCTCCATACCCTGAACCATGTATCCAACCTTTTCTACACCATGCCCCAGACAGACCTGGCACAGGCGCTCTGCGAAAAGACAGGCATGAAGGACGTATTCTTCTCCAACTCCGGCGCTGAAGCCAATGAATGCGCCATCAAGGGAGCCAGAAAATACTCCATCGACAAGTACGGCAAGGACAGAACCACCATCGTCACCCTGATCAACAGCTTCCACGGCCGTACCATCACCACCCTCGCTGCAACCGGCCAGGACGTATTCCATCAGAACTTCTTCCCCCTGACAGAAGGATTCCTCTACACACCGGCCAATGACCTCGATGCCTTCATCAAACTCTGCGAAGCCCATCCGGAAATCTGCGCCGTCATGGTAGAACCTATCCAGGGCGAAGGCGGCGTCCATCCCCTCGATAAAGACTTCTTCGAAGGCGTCGGCGCTTATGCCAAGGAACATGACATCCTCCTCGTCGTCGACGAAGTACAGACAGGAAATGGCCGTACAGGAAAACTCTACGGCTACATGAACTACGACGTCACCCCGGACATCATCTCCACTGCCAAAGGCCTGGGCGGCGGCCTTCCGATCGGAGCTACCCTCTTCGGCGAAAAGACAAAGGACGTCCTCTCCAGCGGCACCCACGGCTCCACCTTCGGCGGCAACCCGATCGTCTGCGCAGGCGCCCTCGCCATCCTTGATCACATCGATGACAAGCTCCTTGATTCCGTCGCTGAAAAAGGCAAATTCATCAAAGAAAGCTTCGAAGGTGCCAAAGGCGTCAAATCCGTAGCAGGCATGGGCCTCATGTGGGGCATCGAGCCAGAAAAAGACGTTTCCACTATCGTTCCCAAACTCCTTGAAAAAGGTGTCGTCGTACTGACAGCGAAAGAAAAAATCCGTCTCCTCCCTGCGCTCAACATTCCTGAAGAAGACCTTGAAAAAGCAGTCTCCATCATGAAAGAAGTTCTCGCAGAAGACTAA